From a single Brassica napus cultivar Da-Ae chromosome C9, Da-Ae, whole genome shotgun sequence genomic region:
- the LOC106416813 gene encoding CLAVATA3/ESR (CLE)-related protein 16 has product MEDSVGKEHAKRRRRRRAAAFTMFLWGILIFAQFDLSSSALSPDQYYHQPYPSPRKVGPLHRTASFQSPRASVSFAGPHQEEEDRDDVYKDDKRFVHTGPNPLHN; this is encoded by the coding sequence ATGGAAGACTCTGTAGGCAAAGAGCAtgccaaaagaagaagaaggagacgaGCAGCGGCCTTCACCATGTTCTTGTGGGGAATCTTGATCTTTGCTCAGTTTGATTTGTCTTCATCAGCTCTTTCTCCTGACCAGTATTATCACCAACCGTACCCTTCACCGAGAAAGGTTGGTCCTCTCCACAGAACAGCCTCGTTTCAGTCCCCCAGAGCCTCTGTGTCATTCGCAGGTccacatcaagaagaagaagacagagaTGATGTTTATAAAGACGACAAGAGATTTGTTCACACAGGTCCAAATCCTCTACATAACTGA